The Mytilus galloprovincialis chromosome 7, xbMytGall1.hap1.1, whole genome shotgun sequence genome has a window encoding:
- the LOC143083191 gene encoding LIX1-like protein isoform X4, whose translation MKFRMNSSKSKPIRYGSYISKQILTGLKVNVVEALQEFWQMKQDRGADLKNGALVVYESQPSSSPPYVCFVTLPGGSCFGSFQHCPTKAEARRSAAKIALMNSVFNEHPSRKITDDFVDRSLRDAGSAFKGNSSEENNPATGIGAFKFMLESNRGRTMLEFQELMTVFQLLHWNGSLKAMRERNCSRQEVLAHYSNRALDDDMRSQMALDWIAREQEKPNIIKQELQIAERELELARLAGRELRFYKEKRDILVLALSQIGPAESIA comes from the exons ATGAAATTCAGGATGAATTCTTCAAAATCAAAACCAATACGATATGGATCTTATATATCTAAACAAATTTTAACAGGTTTAAAAG TTAATGTAGTAGAAGCTTTACAAGAATTCTGGCAGATGAAACAAGACAGAGGAGCAGATTTGAAGAATGGAGCATTAGTTGTATATGAATCTCAGCCTTCGTCCTCACCACCATATGTATGCTTTGTAACATTACCTGGTGGTAGCTGCTTTGGTAGTTTCCAG CATTGTCCAACAAAGGCAGAGGCCAGGAGAAGTGCAGCTAAGATAGCATTAATGAACTCTGTCTTCAATGAGCATCCATCAAGGAAGATAACTGATGATTTTGTTGACCGATCTCTCAGAGATGCTGGTTCTGCATTTAAG GGTAATTCAAGTGAAGAGAATAATCCTGCCACTGGTATAGGAGCATTTAAATTCATGTTGGAGTCAAATAGAGGACGTACAATGTTAGAATTTCAAGAACTCATGACTGTGTTTCAGTTACTACATTGGAATGGAAGTCTTAAAGCAATGCGTGAAAGAAACTGTTCACGACAAGAAGTATTGGCACATTACTCAAATCGTGCACTGGACGATGATATGCGTTCTCAGATGGCCCTGGACTGGATTGCCAGAGAACAGGAAAAGCctaatattataaaacaagaatTACAGATAGCAGAAAGAGAATTAGAACTTGCTAGGTTAGCTGGACGAGAATTGAGATTTTATAAAGAAAAGCGAGACATTTTGGTGCTGGCTTTAAGTCAAATTGGTCCAGCTGAAAGCATTGCATAA
- the LOC143083195 gene encoding sec1 family domain-containing protein 1-like, protein MASIREKQVLALKRMLNFNTPPTKSSSAEPQWKVLVYDRFGQDIISPLLTVKELRELGVTLHLNLHSDRDSIPDVPAIYFVLPTDDNIRRICQDIQNQLYDSYYMNFISAISRQKLEDIAQTAIQCNCVQQVSKVFDQYLNFISLEEDMFTLRNLDKELSYYEINKGDVKDTEMEQIMDTIVDSLFSVFVTLGTVPIIRCPRGNAAEMVAEKLDKKLRENLRDARNSFFTTDNIQAGQFSFQRPLLVLLDRNLDLATMLHHTWTYQALAHDVFNLLLNRVEIEESIEVKGPAGNMMTKKKKKSYDLNPSDRFWEKEKGSPFPQVAEAVQEQLETYKTHEDEIKKMKSAMGLEGDDEVAFSMMNDTTAKLTSTVSSLPELLEMKRLIDMHTNIATAMLEHIKHRKLDVYFEMEEKMMSKALLDKSLMDIISDPDLGTPEDKVRIFIIALICGPPMSDAEIDQYCVALTGANCEVAPITFIRRWRAYNKMNAAPSQYGGGGTTTVGMFNKLMNKSSQFLMEGVKNLVIKRHNLPATRIVDGLMESKTLQEIEDYRYFDPKLLRSDSSSVPRNKSPFQEAYVFMIGGGNYIEYQNLIDYAKSKSSSSAGQKKIVYGCSQLVNAARFLEQLGHLGQEM, encoded by the coding sequence ATGGCTTCCATTAGGGAGAAACAAGTTCTTGCTTTAAAACGAATGCTTAATTTTAACACCCCTCCAACAAAATCAAGCTCAGCAGAGCCACAATGGAAAGTACTCGTCTATGATAGGTTTGGTCAAGACATAATCTCGCCGTTATTGACCGTCAAAGAGCTCCGAGAGTTGGGAGTAACTCTTCACTTGAATCTTCATTCAGATCGGGATTCTATTCCAGATGTTCCGGCTATTTATTTTGTATTACCAACTGATGACAACATTagaagaatatgtcaagacatacaGAACCAGCTGTATGACTCGTATTACATGAATTTCATATCTGCTATTTCCAGGCAGAAACTTGAAGACATTGCCCAAACAGCTATTCAATGCAATTGTGTACAACAGGTTTCCAAAGTTTTTGATCAATATTTGAACTTCATTTCATTAGAAGAAGACATGTTTACCTTAAGAAATCTTGACAAAGAACTATCATATTATGAAATAAACAAAGGTGACGTCAAAGACACTGAAATGGAGCAGATCATGGATACTATCGTTGAcagtttgttttctgtttttgtaaCACTGGGTACCGTGCCCATCATTCGATGCCCAAGAGGTAACGCAGCAGAAATGGTTGCAGAGAAATTGGACAAAAAGTTGAGAGAGAATCTAAGAGATGCCAGGAACAGCTTTTTCACTACTGACAATATACAGGCTGGGCAGTTTAGTTTTCAAAGGCCATTATTAGTTTTGCTGGATCGAAATCTAGATTTAGCCACTATGCTCCATCATACATGGACATATCAAGCGTTAGCGCATGATGTATTCAATCTTCTCCTGAACCGAGTTGAAATAGAAGAATCTATAGAAGTTAAAGGTCCAGCTGGCAATATgatgacaaaaaagaaaaagaaaagctaTGATCTGAATCCGTCTGATAGATTTTGGGAAAAGGAAAAGGGTAGTCCATTCCCACAAGTTGCAGAAGCTGTCCAAGAACAGTTAGAAACCTACAAGACACATGAAgatgaaataaagaaaatgaaatcgGCAATGGGTCTTGAGGGTGATGATGAAGTAGCATTCAGTATGATGAATGATACAACTGCCAAACTTACTTCAACAGTAAGCTCATTGCCAGAGTTGCTAGAAATGAAGCGTTTGATTGACATGCACACTAACATTGCTACTGCCATGTTGGAACACATAAAGCACCGTAAACTAGATGTCTACTTTGAAATGGAAGAAAAAATGATGAGCAAGGCACTTTTAGACAAATCGCTGATGGACATTATATCAGACCCTGATTTAGGAACACCGGAAGACAAAGTCAGAATATTTATCATAGCATTGATCTGTGGTCCACCAATGAGTGATGCTGAAATTGATCAATATTGCGTAGCCTTGACCGGTGCTAACTGTGAGGTAGCACCAATCACGTTCATTCGTAGATGGCGAGCTTATAATAAAATGAATGCAGCGCCAAGTCAATATGGAGGAGGGGGAACAACAACTGTAGGAATGTTTAACAAATTAATGAATAAAAGTTCACAGTTTCTTATGGAAGGagttaaaaacttggttattaaAAGGCACAATTTGCCAGCCACTAGAATTGTGGATGGACTTATGGAGTCAAAGACATTGCAAGAAATTGAAGACTATCGTTACTTTGACCCAAAACTTTTACGTTCAGATTCATCCTCAGTTCCTAGAAACAAATCTCCATTCCAAGAAGCTTATGTGTTTATGATCGGAGGTGGAAATTacattgaataccaaaatttaataGACTATGCCAAATCAAAATCATCATCAAGTGCTGGACAAAAGAAAATCGTTTATGGGTGTAGTCAGCTTGTTAATGCAGCAAGATTTTTAGAACAGCTTGGCCATCTTGGCCAAGAAATGTAA
- the LOC143083191 gene encoding protein limb expression 1 homolog isoform X1 has product MKGKPVPAPRPGPNSRSPQNLQGAHGQGGPGPDRPMPSQIMEAAIAGMSAHHNHPNEAKAKTVLKEAVDAVVNSFAKHSHGYGRVNVVEALQEFWQMKQDRGADLKNGALVVYESQPSSSPPYVCFVTLPGGSCFGSFQHCPTKAEARRSAAKIALMNSVFNEHPSRKITDDFVDRSLRDAGSAFKGNSSEENNPATGIGAFKFMLESNRGRTMLEFQELMTVFQLLHWNGSLKAMRERNCSRQEVLAHYSNRALDDDMRSQMALDWIAREQEKPNIIKQELQIAERELELARLAGRELRFYKEKRDILVLALSQIGPAESIA; this is encoded by the exons ATGaa AGGGAAGCCAGTACCAGCACCAAGGCCAGGTCCAAACAGTAGATCCCCACAAAACCTGCAAGGTGCCCATGGCCAAGGTGGCCCAGGCCCAGACAGACCAATGCCATCACAGATCATGGAAGCTGCTATTGCTGGCATGAGTGCTCATCACAATCATCCAAACGAAGCAAAAGCAAAGACAGTATTAAAGGAAGCAGTAGATGCAGTTGTCAATAGTTTCGCCAAACATTCTCATGGATATGGGAGAG TTAATGTAGTAGAAGCTTTACAAGAATTCTGGCAGATGAAACAAGACAGAGGAGCAGATTTGAAGAATGGAGCATTAGTTGTATATGAATCTCAGCCTTCGTCCTCACCACCATATGTATGCTTTGTAACATTACCTGGTGGTAGCTGCTTTGGTAGTTTCCAG CATTGTCCAACAAAGGCAGAGGCCAGGAGAAGTGCAGCTAAGATAGCATTAATGAACTCTGTCTTCAATGAGCATCCATCAAGGAAGATAACTGATGATTTTGTTGACCGATCTCTCAGAGATGCTGGTTCTGCATTTAAG GGTAATTCAAGTGAAGAGAATAATCCTGCCACTGGTATAGGAGCATTTAAATTCATGTTGGAGTCAAATAGAGGACGTACAATGTTAGAATTTCAAGAACTCATGACTGTGTTTCAGTTACTACATTGGAATGGAAGTCTTAAAGCAATGCGTGAAAGAAACTGTTCACGACAAGAAGTATTGGCACATTACTCAAATCGTGCACTGGACGATGATATGCGTTCTCAGATGGCCCTGGACTGGATTGCCAGAGAACAGGAAAAGCctaatattataaaacaagaatTACAGATAGCAGAAAGAGAATTAGAACTTGCTAGGTTAGCTGGACGAGAATTGAGATTTTATAAAGAAAAGCGAGACATTTTGGTGCTGGCTTTAAGTCAAATTGGTCCAGCTGAAAGCATTGCATAA
- the LOC143083191 gene encoding protein limb expression 1 homolog isoform X2 yields MASYSRGKPVPAPRPGPNSRSPQNLQGAHGQGGPGPDRPMPSQIMEAAIAGMSAHHNHPNEAKAKTVLKEAVDAVVNSFAKHSHGYGRVNVVEALQEFWQMKQDRGADLKNGALVVYESQPSSSPPYVCFVTLPGGSCFGSFQHCPTKAEARRSAAKIALMNSVFNEHPSRKITDDFVDRSLRDAGSAFKGNSSEENNPATGIGAFKFMLESNRGRTMLEFQELMTVFQLLHWNGSLKAMRERNCSRQEVLAHYSNRALDDDMRSQMALDWIAREQEKPNIIKQELQIAERELELARLAGRELRFYKEKRDILVLALSQIGPAESIA; encoded by the exons ATGGCATCATATTCCAGAGGGAAGCCAGTACCAGCACCAAGGCCAGGTCCAAACAGTAGATCCCCACAAAACCTGCAAGGTGCCCATGGCCAAGGTGGCCCAGGCCCAGACAGACCAATGCCATCACAGATCATGGAAGCTGCTATTGCTGGCATGAGTGCTCATCACAATCATCCAAACGAAGCAAAAGCAAAGACAGTATTAAAGGAAGCAGTAGATGCAGTTGTCAATAGTTTCGCCAAACATTCTCATGGATATGGGAGAG TTAATGTAGTAGAAGCTTTACAAGAATTCTGGCAGATGAAACAAGACAGAGGAGCAGATTTGAAGAATGGAGCATTAGTTGTATATGAATCTCAGCCTTCGTCCTCACCACCATATGTATGCTTTGTAACATTACCTGGTGGTAGCTGCTTTGGTAGTTTCCAG CATTGTCCAACAAAGGCAGAGGCCAGGAGAAGTGCAGCTAAGATAGCATTAATGAACTCTGTCTTCAATGAGCATCCATCAAGGAAGATAACTGATGATTTTGTTGACCGATCTCTCAGAGATGCTGGTTCTGCATTTAAG GGTAATTCAAGTGAAGAGAATAATCCTGCCACTGGTATAGGAGCATTTAAATTCATGTTGGAGTCAAATAGAGGACGTACAATGTTAGAATTTCAAGAACTCATGACTGTGTTTCAGTTACTACATTGGAATGGAAGTCTTAAAGCAATGCGTGAAAGAAACTGTTCACGACAAGAAGTATTGGCACATTACTCAAATCGTGCACTGGACGATGATATGCGTTCTCAGATGGCCCTGGACTGGATTGCCAGAGAACAGGAAAAGCctaatattataaaacaagaatTACAGATAGCAGAAAGAGAATTAGAACTTGCTAGGTTAGCTGGACGAGAATTGAGATTTTATAAAGAAAAGCGAGACATTTTGGTGCTGGCTTTAAGTCAAATTGGTCCAGCTGAAAGCATTGCATAA
- the LOC143083191 gene encoding LIX1-like protein isoform X3 encodes MPSQIMEAAIAGMSAHHNHPNEAKAKTVLKEAVDAVVNSFAKHSHGYGRVNVVEALQEFWQMKQDRGADLKNGALVVYESQPSSSPPYVCFVTLPGGSCFGSFQHCPTKAEARRSAAKIALMNSVFNEHPSRKITDDFVDRSLRDAGSAFKGNSSEENNPATGIGAFKFMLESNRGRTMLEFQELMTVFQLLHWNGSLKAMRERNCSRQEVLAHYSNRALDDDMRSQMALDWIAREQEKPNIIKQELQIAERELELARLAGRELRFYKEKRDILVLALSQIGPAESIA; translated from the exons ATGCCATCACAGATCATGGAAGCTGCTATTGCTGGCATGAGTGCTCATCACAATCATCCAAACGAAGCAAAAGCAAAGACAGTATTAAAGGAAGCAGTAGATGCAGTTGTCAATAGTTTCGCCAAACATTCTCATGGATATGGGAGAG TTAATGTAGTAGAAGCTTTACAAGAATTCTGGCAGATGAAACAAGACAGAGGAGCAGATTTGAAGAATGGAGCATTAGTTGTATATGAATCTCAGCCTTCGTCCTCACCACCATATGTATGCTTTGTAACATTACCTGGTGGTAGCTGCTTTGGTAGTTTCCAG CATTGTCCAACAAAGGCAGAGGCCAGGAGAAGTGCAGCTAAGATAGCATTAATGAACTCTGTCTTCAATGAGCATCCATCAAGGAAGATAACTGATGATTTTGTTGACCGATCTCTCAGAGATGCTGGTTCTGCATTTAAG GGTAATTCAAGTGAAGAGAATAATCCTGCCACTGGTATAGGAGCATTTAAATTCATGTTGGAGTCAAATAGAGGACGTACAATGTTAGAATTTCAAGAACTCATGACTGTGTTTCAGTTACTACATTGGAATGGAAGTCTTAAAGCAATGCGTGAAAGAAACTGTTCACGACAAGAAGTATTGGCACATTACTCAAATCGTGCACTGGACGATGATATGCGTTCTCAGATGGCCCTGGACTGGATTGCCAGAGAACAGGAAAAGCctaatattataaaacaagaatTACAGATAGCAGAAAGAGAATTAGAACTTGCTAGGTTAGCTGGACGAGAATTGAGATTTTATAAAGAAAAGCGAGACATTTTGGTGCTGGCTTTAAGTCAAATTGGTCCAGCTGAAAGCATTGCATAA